In Microvenator marinus, one genomic interval encodes:
- a CDS encoding acyl-CoA dehydrogenase family protein, with protein sequence MRFTWPEELDMVRSAVSRFAKDSLSVSHDDTKPFDAEVLRELGLLDMVWEDDPKMAALVLFELAKADAVASLAVLRALNQAATGSDGLGFVSKDRVVSFFAPATLAYSAEGAHGASGFEPVSLYGLKSAAAYMGNQGAKSDTTVSWMHSALALIFAGLATDALKVGYGYANERVQFGKRIADFQGTQFKLAEMSSRTDAATLLAFRSLDAPEFAEASRALALDAAIYVTDEALQMHGGYGYTREYRIERLYRDVRALAPLLGT encoded by the coding sequence ATGAGGTTTACCTGGCCGGAAGAACTAGACATGGTGCGAAGCGCCGTATCGCGCTTCGCAAAAGACTCATTGAGTGTTTCTCACGATGACACCAAGCCGTTTGATGCCGAGGTGCTTCGCGAACTTGGACTCTTGGACATGGTCTGGGAAGACGATCCGAAGATGGCCGCACTTGTTCTTTTCGAACTCGCAAAGGCTGACGCGGTAGCCTCACTCGCTGTGCTCAGGGCCTTGAATCAAGCGGCAACAGGCTCCGATGGTTTGGGATTCGTCTCCAAAGATAGAGTCGTTTCTTTCTTTGCACCCGCCACGCTCGCCTACAGTGCTGAAGGAGCCCATGGCGCATCGGGATTTGAACCCGTGTCGCTCTACGGCTTGAAGTCAGCGGCCGCTTACATGGGCAATCAGGGTGCGAAATCCGATACTACGGTGTCTTGGATGCACTCGGCGCTCGCTCTGATTTTTGCGGGTCTGGCTACAGACGCACTGAAGGTTGGATACGGGTACGCCAACGAACGCGTGCAATTTGGAAAACGCATTGCCGATTTTCAGGGAACCCAATTCAAACTGGCAGAAATGAGCAGTCGCACGGATGCGGCGACTCTTTTGGCTTTTCGTTCTCTCGATGCACCTGAATTTGCCGAGGCGTCTCGTGCTCTTGCGCTAGACGCAGCCATTTATGTGACTGACGAAGCACTGCAGATGCACGGGGGCTACGGATACACGCGCGAGTATCGAATCGAACGCCTCTATCGAGACGTTCGTGCGCTGGCTCCCCTCTTGGGTACTTAG
- a CDS encoding acyl-CoA dehydrogenase family protein, translating into MMNIVPNSEHKAIGELARGLAGQDLRKNWARWEETHEFPVETLKKLASHGLMGVNVSKEFGGLEAGVVAYSNAVQAIAWGDPAIAVTMCVNNMVAEVLQEFGDERQKAFIPKLLSGQTPAGSFCLSEAGSGSDAAGMQANARRTDSGYVLNGSKAWITSGEFAGAYLVWAQVENGGKSSISVFFVEEGTPGVSFGAPEEKMGQHASNTVVVNFDDVEVPADALVMDVGQGFKVAMMALDGGRIGIASQALGICDALLEEAGRIGWAASSYWSGRVEAARALVWRAAKLKEEKAPFTYEASVAKLYASECASALGDTILAEAGIEAALNSNFLQKLVRDARVTRIYEGTSEVQKIVIARELGRRLG; encoded by the coding sequence ATGATGAACATAGTGCCGAATTCTGAACACAAAGCCATTGGCGAGCTCGCCAGGGGGCTTGCTGGGCAAGATTTGAGGAAGAACTGGGCTCGGTGGGAAGAAACCCACGAATTTCCAGTGGAAACTCTGAAGAAGCTCGCGAGCCACGGGCTCATGGGCGTCAATGTTTCAAAGGAATTTGGCGGGTTGGAGGCCGGCGTTGTGGCGTATTCAAACGCCGTGCAAGCCATCGCGTGGGGCGATCCAGCAATCGCTGTGACCATGTGTGTCAATAATATGGTCGCTGAAGTTCTCCAGGAGTTTGGCGACGAAAGACAAAAAGCGTTCATCCCAAAACTGCTGAGCGGACAAACGCCTGCCGGGTCGTTTTGCCTGAGTGAGGCTGGTTCCGGCTCCGATGCAGCGGGAATGCAAGCCAATGCACGTCGTACAGATTCTGGGTATGTGCTCAACGGGTCAAAGGCATGGATTACATCTGGTGAATTTGCCGGGGCCTACCTCGTTTGGGCTCAGGTCGAAAACGGCGGCAAGTCCTCGATTAGTGTCTTCTTTGTGGAAGAAGGAACACCTGGCGTCTCCTTTGGCGCACCAGAAGAAAAGATGGGGCAACATGCTTCAAACACCGTCGTCGTGAATTTTGATGACGTGGAGGTGCCTGCCGACGCATTGGTTATGGATGTTGGACAGGGCTTCAAGGTTGCGATGATGGCTCTCGATGGTGGGCGCATCGGAATCGCAAGCCAGGCGCTCGGTATCTGTGACGCACTCTTGGAAGAAGCCGGTCGCATCGGTTGGGCGGCATCGAGCTATTGGAGTGGGCGGGTCGAGGCAGCACGAGCGCTCGTCTGGCGAGCCGCAAAACTCAAGGAAGAGAAGGCGCCATTTACCTACGAGGCTAGTGTCGCGAAACTCTACGCAAGCGAGTGCGCCTCGGCCTTGGGGGATACGATACTCGCCGAGGCAGGCATTGAGGCTGCATTGAACTCAAACTTTCTCCAAAAGCTAGTGCGTGATGCCCGCGTGACCCGAATCTATGAGGGTACAAGCGAGGTTCAAAAGATCGTGATTGCACGAGAATTGGGAAGGAGGCTCGGATGA